The DNA segment CGCCTTTCATACAAGCGCCCGAGGAATAGCATCTAACGAAGTGCTATGATATGATGCAGGTGTCGGCAAATCATGTTTACTACTTCGATTCTGTGATGATGCATGGACACCATCCTTCATCACTACTATTGGTGAGTAGATGACTCGGTCACTCCTGAGTCCCTAGCAAGCCGCAGCGGAGGGATATGGTGTTCTCCCTGGCAAGATATTGCCGGTGGCAATGATGGGCGCAGGGAGAATACGATGATACTCATTAAGTCGAGGGCATATCAGATTGATTGTGCTGACTGGATCCATGCGAACAGGTATCGATTTCAAGATCCGAACTATCGAGTTAGACGGGAAGAGAATCAAGTTGCagattgtgagtgtggtcttTTCAGTCCATTTCCTGCGGCCTTCAACTCTCTTTTCCAGGATATGGTAGCTGACATTGCTTCGTCATCATGATAGTGGGATACAGCTGGTACGTGAATTCAAATGAATTGAGCCCCCTTAATTACACGCATGCAACCTACATCCTTTCCCCCCAGAGATTTCTTCACCTAAAAATAATTTCACTACTACGCAAGGTCTATGACATGCTGATCTGCTCTTTTGATTAGGTCAAGAACGATTCAGGACCATCACGACAGCTTATTACAGAGGTGCTATGGGTATCTTGTTGGTATATGATGTTACAGATGAGAAATCGTTTAACAGTGAGTTTACGTGGCTCGCAGGATTAGCAGTGTAGGAGAGTAGAAGGAAGGACTGGATACCTTGGATGCCTGCTCCGTGGACATGATCAAGAAACAATGACCGGAGATATACATTCCTGTTCGGGGCAACCCAATCATTTTATACATGACGTACTGACCGATCTTCCTACCCTACCAGACATCCGAACCTGGCACGCCAACATCGAACAACACGCTTCCCCCGGCGTCAACAAGATCTTGATTGGGAACAAATGCGATTGGGACGAGAAGCGAGTGGTGACTCTCGATCAAGGTCGTGCTTTGGCCGATGAGTTCGGTTTGAGGTTCTTGGAGACTTCGGCTAAGGCGAATGAGGGTGTGGAAGAGGCTTTCTTCACTCTTGCTAGGTGAGCTGGGTGTGGGCATTGAGTGGCGTCAGATTGCGAGAATTAGAGATATGTATGGGTGTACTGCTTCTTAGAGAGGAAAATCGCATGGAAGGAGAAGTGACAGTTGAGGTTATAACTGAGATTGGGAAGGGTGATGTGAATCTTTCgcaagatcaaggtgagggagggggaggggaatTCTAGGCAGgcagaagaaaggatatTTGGGTTTGCTCGGTGCATCGtgagattgaagctgattttATATCTTGATAACCGCAGAGATATCAAGACCCGACTTATCgactctcaacctcaagaaGCCGCACCAGTATCTCTCGGAGCCGATCGACGAGGTGTAGACGTCAACAAGCAATCCAGCACCTCACAAGGTGGATGTTGTAGTTAAGCGTTGGTAGCGGGCAGTCGTGTCAAAGGGTTAGAACCAGAGTATTAGAGCGGCTTAGTAAGGCGGGGACGGATTTACCCTTTTCAATTTGAAGTCACTTCTTTTGCTTCAACTTTCTCACTTCTTTCCACATCCactcatccaatccatcataTTTCCCTTTTGCTCTTATGAAAAACCTGTATTGTATGCGGAAGAATCTATTTATTCTATCCTATTTATATATGATTTCTTTTGAACTTGAGTTTCAGACCTATGCCATTCCTATCACATACCACGTATAGCTTGACTGCCTCGTggcggatgaggatgatgtgttTTGATATATCACATCCTGctttgaggaagaagtcaAGAAGTAAATATCAAATACCCAACTAAGCGAGACTTGAGCAGGCTCAAGAGCACACGTTTGGAACTGTTTCATGTTTCATGTGGTTCTCGCATCGACAGCGTGAGTCACGGTGATGGCATGATGTGAATCCATAAATTGAAAAAGATGAATCTGGGTGTGATAAAATGATAAAACCAAATAAACCCCCCTTATTACTCATGCCTTCGTGCCTCATACGGAATCGCCGATGCACGCAAAATCAAGTTCCGACCCGAGCTCCTATTCCCAAATATTACCTAAAAAGGAAATAACAATAAAAGGAGGTGCACGATCCAATTGGTCAGTGCGTTTGGATTGCACCAGTTtgatctcatctcatcgcTAAGTTTTGGGTTTTTCAAATACTCATCTATGTCAATTTCACTTTGATCACCATACGTCGTCACTCTTGTGCTATTTGCAacaatcccatctcatcaccatcaccactcaACCACCCAAGCAACGTCCGTGATTCCCATTCAGTCACGTCAGCACGTCAAACCAAACACCTTAGATTAGATAACAGATTAGCAACACCGAATATCCTTTGATACGGATTAGGATTGCGATTGCAATTGGCAATACCTGGAATCTGGAACAGACATGTCTGATAATAATAACCACAATCACAACCATGCCTCGACTTCGTTAGCTCCTTCGTCGACTGGTTCAAATGCAAATAACAACAACCAAAATAACGATACGGACAATGATGGTTCGGGTACACCCAAAGTGAGTCTTGTGTGATCACTCATTCGTTATTCCCCTCACACTTACCAGTACGCTTGTACTCGTCCAAGCAGACCACACACATCCTTTCTGATGGTGCACGCTCAAACTGACTTTACTCCGCCCTAAAGGACCGCCACGAACCCCGAGGACGTAAACCCAATGACAAGCTTCCACCCTCCCGTGCTCGAGAGGTCCAACGGGCATTCCGACTCCGACGAGCCGAGCATCTCGCTACGCTGGAAGAACGGATCCTCCACCTAGAACAGGAGAACGGATCGTTGAGGGCCCTCTTGAACCTCCCTCTGGCAGATAGGGGTCGGATCGGCTCAGGTCCTACGGGAAGGGGCAAAGCATTGAAGGAAGGTGGTGTACCGATGTCGGAGAGGGTTAGGGCGCGTAAAGAagcgagagagagggaaCGAAGAGCGTTGGGTCTACCCACGCCGACCGTCGAGTCGTCGGAGAATGAAACGCATGATGAGATGTCAAATAGTAGAGATATGAGAGATTCGGAAACCCTCTCTCCCAGGGCTAGtttacctcctcctcccccactacctacctcctcttcatcctcctcgttcGGTCAACAACAACATAATATCCAACAACCCTTATTCCGGGATACCAATACCTCCCCTCAACCGTTCAATTACCAATTACCCATGCCGTTCAATCTGCCTGTATCGCCCGATCCGGGATTCGCAGATTTCGCTAATTCCCTGACTAACAACGTCGATATATACAAGAATGGGAACTCCTCAGGTGGGACAGGCAACACACCAAACTTCGGAGGGATGTTCAGCATGTTTGATACTCCCTCTGACCAGGACCCATcccccaacaacaacaacaatgcaTCCTCATCTAAAAATACCATCTCACCTATATCCAACCCCCAACCTGTCCAACTGGATCTCCTCACAAGGTTGAAATCATGCTGTCACGTCTCAGACTCGCACGTGGTGAATGATCCAGGATTATTAGTGTATGCTACAAGGCTGTGCCAGCAATACGGCTGTTCATTCGCTGGACAACATACCGACTCCCACCCCAGGTCGGATAATGAGAATCTCACGTTGGAAGATTCGTGGAGGGCTTTGAAGAGTACCCTGGAGCCTGGTGGATCGGATCCTGATGGGGAGAACAGGATCAACACGGGCAAGATGGCTGCTGAGCTGGTTATAAGAGCTGTTAACTCGAGGAGCGGGAATATGGTGGGGAATAACTCGAACTGGATTATGTGTAGGTTTAGGGAGGGTTTGAGCGTTAAGAAGGGGATGATTCAGGCGTTGGTGCAGGGTTTGGGAGGGAGTTTGGAGTAGGTAGAGTGGGTTGGGACGAGGATTATGACGGTTGGTTGGATgtagagggaagagggaaaagtGTATGTGGGAGATGTATATCTGGGGGAGGTGTGAGTGTCAggtaggaagaggacggCGGTATTGTAGACGCCACGACGATGTTCATGATATACGAAAGATGGACATTCCGGATACTGTAACAACAGTTGATAATATAGATATAATTGTATTATACTCTTTTAAGCCATGTATGTTGTCTGTCACGTCTAAAAACTTCTCTCCTAGAGAGACAAGCCAGATGATTTACCGTTCGATTATGTCAAATGCATTGAAGGTGTGTACGCCGTATGTTGCAGCTACATGTTACAAAGCAGATCCGACTATCGATTTGCGACTTTACCTCCACTTTTCGAGACCAGATAGAGATGATGTTTTGACGTGGTCGTGTTCTAATctatcctttcttcttcttcttctctttcatgTTAAATGTCATCAAAAATATATTCTTTGCACAACATGTTGGGTGAGCTACTAAAAGCCGATCTTCAGTTCTCGGACTTGCTCAGCTGACAAGGTAATTACATCGACCCAGTCGTCGGTCTCACAGGCGGTATAGCATCAGGTAAGCCGTCAGCCTGATTATCACGTtttggatatggatatacACCGTCGGAGAGGGAATGTCACACTGATATACCTATGTTGTGACCTAATAGGCAAATCCACCGTCTCCAAGATCTTCTCAACCAACCACTCCATCCCCATAATAGACGCCGACCTCCTAGCTCGCGAGGTCATCGAACCTGGCACCTCAGGCTTCTCCCTCATAGTAGACCATTTTGGCGCCGATCGGATCCTCGACTCGTCCGGCCTACTCGACAGAGCAGCACTTGGTGAAATCATTTTCAATGACCCGGATGAGAGGAAGTGGCTCAACTCTGTCATTCACCCGAGGGTAcgaagggagatggtgaagCGGACGGTGAGTTATTGGTTGGGGGGAGAATGGTGTGTTATTGTGGATGTGCCGCTTTTGGTCGAGGCGGGGatgtggaggtgggttggggaCGTTGTGGTTGTTTatgtgtgagtgtgtgtcttcttcttggtgtATGAAGTGGTGGGATAGTTTGTGAGGAGGCGATAGTGCAAGGACTAAATTGGACACGACAAGAAGTTAGATGGATAGCTTACAAGTAAAAAGCGGCTTGCTACTTTCGTGTTCTTCCCTCAGCAACTGGATATTCTGTTTTATCCGAAATCCAAACCATATTCCCACTCATGATATCACAACGTTGCTTATCATTCTGAACACTTAGAAACGAAAAACTCCAACTCTCCCGTCTTATATCCCGCCCCGTACCCAACACTCCCCCACTCACCGAAACCCAAGCAAAAGCCCGAATATCATCGCAAATGTCCTTAAGCGAGAAACTCAACTACTCGACCTACGTCCTCGATAACTCAGGAACGATGAAAGACCTAGAAGTGCAGATCGACAAGTTGGTGAGCAAGTGGAAGGTATCGCAGGGATTCAATTACTTTGGATGGTGGTATAAGCTCTGTTGGCTTGTCCCTCCTGTGGGATTGACGGCGGGGTTGATGGTGCTGTTTTCGAGGTGGTTGAAGTATAATGTAGGGAGcaagaaggggaggaggaggggaaggggagaggtaGATAGGGGTTGGAAGCCTGAGGAAAttgagttgagggagaggaatggaaggcctggtgggaggaggaggacgggGGGAAGTATTACGGATGAGTAATTGGTTTGATTAGTATGAAATTTTACATAgatcatgcatatacactGTTGATATACCTATCTACCCGCTTGAGCACTGTCATGCATTCTGCATCCCCACTACCACCGTGTCTGCCCATCGTTCACACCTCACATAGCTGGAGATCAGTATCATGTGCCACGTGAGAATGGGAAAAGACCCTCCACTCGAACAAGTCCACTTTGCATCTCACCTTTGTCCCTTCCCTTctgctttcttcttcatcccctcttcttctgctcgaCATCATTCACGCTCGAGCAGGAATATCCTGACGAGTGATAACGACTCAAACTACCAACGACCTGATATTGCACCAACACCAATACCAAACTAGCAACTGCCCACCTCTACCATGACCCCCGACAGCGTCAACCTCCgatccctctccatccacctccccaaCGGCCTCGGTCCATCAGCATTcaacctctctcctcctccaccatgCCCCATAATCCTCAACGTATCTATGAAGCTTCGCCCTGGGTCTATAGTAGATACAGCCACGGGCGACTCGATGGATGGGCTCGGAGTAAATTACTCGGCAGTTTCCAAGGCCATCTACGCACTGGTCTCGTCCCCTATCAAGACTTGGAATAGGCCTTGGACATTGATGCGGGAGGTATCGGCCATTCCATTGGGTCTTCCTGATGTGAATAGGGTCGACGTTGAAGTGATCATGCCCAAGGCGCTGTTGCATGCCGACTCAGCTGTGTATATGGCTAGTCATTCTCTCATGGGAGGGGAAGTGGTGGATGAAGGGAGGAGGTGTGAGGTTAGGGATATAAGGTTGGAATGCGTTATTGGATTACATCCTCATGAAAGAGCAGAGAGACAGAGGCTGgagattgatgttgaggtgggagGTGTGGATTGGGGAGTATGGGGACACAAGGAATTTACGGATCAGGtatatgaggtgagtgatgggtTCCTTGTCTTCCAGATCTGTGTACTCCATGTACATACATTCCTCCAGTCATTCTTCTCACCTTCTTCGCGAGCATCGCAGTGGGCTTGAATACAGGCTCATAGGCCTGACTTGGATTACAGTTCGTATCCGCCTCGTCATATCAGACTATCGaatccctcatccaccacctcggATCCCATTTATTCACCATACCAATCCTGTCTGATAAAGACCAACCCGCAAGTACATTGTCAATAACGATACGTAAACCCTCTGCTATACCTTATGCCGTACCCAGTATAACCATACACCGAGACAAGTCAGACTACccgtctccttcttccttctctccgtCTGGATCTGCTATCGACAAACGCATATTCATAGCCGTGGGATCGAACATTGGAGATAGGGTGGATAACATACACAAAGCTATAAGGGAATTACAGACTAATGGATGTGAGCTGAGACGTACAAGTAGATTGTATGAGAGTGAACCGATGTATgtggaagatcaagatagGTTCATCAATGGGGTAattgaggtgggttgatgcTCTGCCTTCGAGCTATCTCATACCTCCTATAGTCAAAATCGTATGAGTAGCCAGCTGAAATGTTCTTTCTTGACGTAGATTTCCACATCTCTGTCCCCTCTCGACCTCCTGCGGCTCCTGAAACGAACTGAGAAATCAGTAGGAAGAACCAAAACTTTTACGAACGGTCCACGGGTCATCGATCTGGACTTGGTATTTTACGGTGAAGATGTGGTGAGGATtggtgagagggggaatgaacctgatgaagatggagttGGGTGGTTGGAATGCCCCCATAAGAGTTTGGGAGAGAGGGAATTTGTTCTGAGACCTCTGGCTGAGTGGGTTGAAGTCCACCTAGACATGCCAGACCAAGGCTAGCTTATCGTTTCCTACATCGCTGACATTCGATATACTCCGTAGTATCGCACCAAGCTTTGTTCACCCTTCATTACGTCAAACAATCCACCAACTATTATCTCGATTACCTACCACAACTCCACCCCCTCTACAACCCATCATACCCTTCTCTGGCCCGTCCAAGCCGCTACGTCTTTCGTCTCCCTccataccatacatcatGTCGATATTCAACGCTACGCCCGACTCATTCTCCGATGGTGATCCTGCACGTACCGATCCTGCCTACGCGATCAAAGCTGTAGAACAGCTGTTCGAGAGGGGTGACGGTCCAGATATACTGGATATAGGGGGGATGTCGACTCGACCAGGTTCAGATCCATGtacggaggaagaagagatcaatAGGGTCGTACCACTCATTAAGGCTATTCGAACATCTTCGAACCCCAAACTAAGGGAGGTACCAATATCGATAGATACGTATCGAGCTAGTGTAGCCAAGTTGGCTGTCGAAGCAGGGGCAAGTATGATCAACGATGTCAGAGGCGGAACCGAACCCGGAATGCTGGAAGTGATGGCTCATTCAAAGGTCCCGGTGGTGCTCATGCATTCGAGAGGAGATTCGAAGAATATGAGCTCAAGTGAAATGACAGATTATGCATCCCTCGGAGGGGTAGTACAGGGTGTCAAGAGAGAGTTAACAGAATTAGTGAATAAAGCTATAAAGACGGGGGTGAAACGGTGGAATATAATTTTAGATCCAGGATTGGGATTCGCCAAGACACATAAAGATAATTTGATCTTACTTAGACGTCTACCGGATCTGTTGGAGGGTGAGCTGAAGGGGTATCCGATGTTAGTAGGTGGAAGTAGGAAGGGGTTCGTTGGGAAGACTATTGGACGGGATGTACCCAGTGAGAGGGGATTCGGAGATGCTGCGTTGAATGCTCATTGTGTTTGGAGTGGGGTGGTGGACGTGCTTAGAGTGCATAGCCATAGGGAGACGAGGGATACTGTTAAGATGGGGGTGGGTATAAGGGATGCTTAAGGGATGGTTGTGGGtgtgtactgtatatagAGGAATTAGATGCGAAGGCAGAGTCAACTGTCACTTTACTTGCCCTGCAGGTCAATTGATGGCCTATTCCTATTACCTTTGCCTCTGCTTTGTTCGATGCTCTTTGCTATCTCCGCCTCCGCGAGGTTGTCTCATAACGTACAGTACGATGCACTTGGTAAAATGCGGTTATACCGTCCTACCCCTCTCGGCAGATAGGTGGAAGTTATATAACAACATTGATCCGGTAACTACCGGATAATACGATTGACCCGAGCCAAAACAATGATTTCGGACCGAGAAGCAATGGCTGCACCTGAGCGGGCAAGCATTCCTCTCCTCTACTTTGTGCTTGGCCCCCCACATCTCTGGCCGAATACTCACTACGCACTCACCCTATGTAACAACGGGTAAACCTGCTTGCTTGTCTATCTTTGTTGTATCCCATTGAACTCTCACCTGTTGTCATCTCCTTGACCTGAATTTGTAATTCACATACACAATGGCTCCTCAACGTGAGTGACGAGTGACCTGTTGCCAGCTATAACAACAAGCATGATGACAAAGCTGACAATCAAATGCGGGCCTAGACAAACACCTGCTCAATAACCCCGCTACGCTCGTAGTAGACTCCCTCAAAGGGTtggtcaacctcaatcccaatatcaAGTTTGACGAGGGACAGCGAGGTCAGTTCccccccaccaccctctccaacctcgaCGTCCATATCACCCTGGTAAAAGAGCCATCAGAGCTGATCAAAGTTACCCTCCAACATAGTAATCTAcaccccacccacccaacccagAGTAGCCCTCCTCTCAGGCGGTGGATCAGGCCATGAACCCGCCCATGCTGCCTTTGTCGGCCCAGGTCTCCTGGACGCAGCTGTATGCGGAAACATCTTTGCGTCCCCCAATGTCGCGCAGGTCCGACGTGGTGTCGAACTTGTCACTGGCGACAAGGGGGCATTGATAGTGGTTATGAACTATACTGGAGATGCGTTACACTTCGGTCTCGCGGCGGAACAGTACAAGGCTTctgggaggaagggggatgtCAGAGTGTTGTTGGTTCAGGATGATGTGGCTGTTTCAAGGGAGCAGGGGACTATTGTGGGAAGACGGTGAGTCTGGTTGCATCaaacatctcttcctcttcattccatGTCCAAAAGATTTACGTACTCTGTGGGGAGAGGGCGATAGTATCCTTTTCCTTTGCATTGATCGCCCCTTACAAATCCCTTTCAAGTGAAGTTGAGAACAGAAAAGCCCAAAGTAAAGAATGGACAGCTGATGTATGCTCTATCCGTCCCATAGTGGTCTCGCAGGTACCATCCTAGTCTACAAGATCGCCTCCGCCCTCTCAGATCAAGGCGCAAACCTCGATAATGTCGAAGACGTGGCCAAATACGTTACCTCACGATTAGGTACCATCGGTGTAGGACTGGACCATTGTCATGTGAGTGATAATTTATGTCTGCTCCTATGTACTGCTTGTTGATGCTAATCTATATGATGTATGCACAGGTGCCCGGAACCAAGGCTGGTGAATCTCATTTGGAAGAGAACCAGCTCGAGTTAGGAATGGGTATCCACAACGAATCGGGTACCCACAAGCTTGAGATTCCCTCTATTGCTGAGTTGGTCGATCAGATGTTATTCAAAATTACCAATACCAACGATCCTGAGAGATCTTACGTTCCATTCAAGGGTGATGGGTCGGACGAGGTAGTATTGCTCGTCAATAACTTGGGAGCTATTAGTGAATTGGAGATTGGAGGTATCACCAgcgaaggtgagtcggatcATACCATGCACCCCCATGATATTACATATATTCGGCCATGGCACAAGAAGTTGagatttgagctgatatcccATCACCTTGCCCTTCGTGCTCAGCCGTCAAATGGCTCCAATCCAAAAACATCAAGACCCGCAGAGTTCTTTCCGGAACATATATGACCTCGCTCAACATGCCTGGATTCTCCCTCACCTTGTTGCTCCTCCCCGGTAAATCCGAGTCGGCCAAATACTCCTCCTCGCAAATCTTGGAATACCTCGACGCTCCTGCCAGTGCGCCCGGGTGGTCTTGGACCTCGGGCAAGGAACCTGGAGTGGTGGGTGAGAAGGTCGATGAGGCGGCCGTAGAGGAcaagaagggtaaagaggtTGATCTGGCTCGTAAGTCATTCTTCACCTGCTTCGTCTAGGTATATCTCGACAAGACAGACTCCTTGAGAGCTATATCTTCATATCTGAGATAGTATTACTGACATATTCTTTTTGACATAGCCACCGACCCATCCGAATTCATCTCAGCAATCAAACGATCCTGCCGAGCTCTCATCGCCGCCGAACCAGAACTCACAAAGCAGGATCAAATCGCGGGTGACGGAGATGCGGGTCTGACCCTCGAGGCAGGTGCCAAAGCCCTTCTCAAAGCTATTGACTCTGGTAAATTGAACGGAAAAAACGTGATCTCAGATATCGGTGTGATTGCCGAGGTGGTCGAAGAAGATATGGGAGGTACTTCCGGTGCTTTGTATTCCATCTTCTTTGCTGGGTTGGGTAAAGCTCTTAGAGATGCTGCGGATGCGGGCAATAAGACTACTACGCCGGAAGTTTGGAGTGGGGCTGCTGCTAAAGCCCTAGAAACTTTGTATAAATGTGGGT comes from the Kwoniella bestiolae CBS 10118 chromosome 2, complete sequence genome and includes:
- a CDS encoding dephospho-CoA kinase, which encodes MLVVGLTGGIASGKSTVSKIFSTNHSIPIIDADLLAREVIEPGTSGFSLIVDHFGADRILDSSGLLDRAALGEIIFNDPDERKWLNSVIHPRVRREMVKRTVSYWLGGEWCVIVDVPLLVEAGMWRWVGDVVVVYVNEKLQLSRLISRPVPNTPPLTETQAKARISSQMSLSEKLNYSTYVLDNSGTMKDLEVQIDKLVSKWKVSQGFNYFGWWYKLCWLVPPVGLTAGLMVLFSRWLKYNVGSKKGRRRGRGEVDRGWKPEEIELRERNGRPGGRRRTGGSITDE
- a CDS encoding dihydroxyacetone kinase, whose translation is MAPQHKHLLNNPATLVVDSLKGLVNLNPNIKFDEGQRVIYTPPTQPRVALLSGGGSGHEPAHAAFVGPGLLDAAVCGNIFASPNVAQVRRGVELVTGDKGALIVVMNYTGDALHFGLAAEQYKASGRKGDVRVLLVQDDVAVSREQGTIVGRRGLAGTILVYKIASALSDQGANLDNVEDVAKYVTSRLGTIGVGLDHCHVPGTKAGESHLEENQLELGMGIHNESGTHKLEIPSIAELVDQMLFKITNTNDPERSYVPFKGDGSDEVVLLVNNLGAISELEIGGITSEAVKWLQSKNIKTRRVLSGTYMTSLNMPGFSLTLLLLPGKSESAKYSSSQILEYLDAPASAPGWSWTSGKEPGVVGEKVDEAAVEDKKGKEVDLAPTDPSEFISAIKRSCRALIAAEPELTKQDQIAGDGDAGLTLEAGAKALLKAIDSGKLNGKNVISDIGVIAEVVEEDMGGTSGALYSIFFAGLGKALRDAADAGNKTTTPEVWSGAAAKALETLYKYTRARPPSRTLVDPLEAFIASLPSKGLNGAADDAQKAADKTKELVAKAGRGAYVNQEDLKKREVPDPGAWGIWRIVDGLRGFEA
- a CDS encoding dihydropteroate synthase, producing the protein MTPDSVNLRSLSIHLPNGLGPSAFNLSPPPPCPIILNVSMKLRPGSIVDTATGDSMDGLGVNYSAVSKAIYALVSSPIKTWNRPWTLMREVSAIPLGLPDVNRVDVEVIMPKALLHADSAVYMASHSLMGGEVVDEGRRCEVRDIRLECVIGLHPHERAERQRLEIDVEVGGVDWGVWGHKEFTDQVYEFVSASSYQTIESLIHHLGSHLFTIPILSDKDQPASTLSITIRKPSAIPYAVPSITIHRDKSDYPSPSSFSPSGSAIDKRIFIAVGSNIGDRVDNIHKAIRELQTNGCELRRTSRLYESEPMYVEDQDRFINGVIEISTSLSPLDLLRLLKRTEKSVGRTKTFTNGPRVIDLDLVFYGEDVVRIGERGNEPDEDGVGWLECPHKSLGEREFVLRPLADIAPSFVHPSLRQTIHQLLSRLPTTTPPPLQPIIPFSGPSKPLRLSSPSIPYIMSIFNATPDSFSDGDPARTDPAYAIKAVEQLFERGDGPDILDIGGMSTRPGSDPCTEEEEINRVVPLIKAIRTSSNPKLREVPISIDTYRASVAKLAVEAGASMINDVRGGTEPGMLEVMAHSKVPVVLMHSRGDSKNMSSSEMTDYASLGGVVQGVKRELTELVNKAIKTGVKRWNIILDPGLGFAKTHKDNLILLRRLPDLLEGELKGYPMLVGGSRKGFVGKTIGRDVPSERGFGDAALNAHCVWSGVVDVLRVHSHRETRDTVKMGVGIRDA
- a CDS encoding GTP-binding protein ypt2, whose protein sequence is MAGPHYDFLIKLLLIGDSGVGKSCLLLRFCDDAWTPSFITTIGIDFKIRTIELDGKRIKLQIWDTAGQERFRTITTAYYRGAMGILLVYDVTDEKSFNNIRTWHANIEQHASPGVNKILIGNKCDWDEKRVVTLDQGRALADEFGLRFLETSAKANEGVEEAFFTLARDIKTRLIDSQPQEAAPVSLGADRRGVDVNKQSSTSQGGCCS